In Oscillospiraceae bacterium, the DNA window CGCTACTCTTTTTTTCCTCCTCCCTTTTGTAACACATCAATTGTAATCCTACACCATGTTTCGAAAAACAAGGGAATAATTGATTGAAATATGGGCTTTTTCGTGTTATAATCACATAAATTACCGTGAAAGGTTGTTCTTTTATGTTAAAAACCAAAAAAATACTGGAGATTATCCGCGCAGGGGGACTTGATACCACCTTCGCATTTTTATACGGTTCCTCCGAAAGAGATTTTTTGCCGCAGCGGGAACGCTATCAGACTCTTTTAGAAGAGTTTATGCATCGGTACGGTGACCGCGATGCGATTTTGGTCAGCGCACCGGGGCGGGTTGAGATCGGCGGCAATCACACCGATCATCAGCACGGATGCGTTCTGGCAGCTGCGATTCAGCTCGACGTCATCGCCGTGGTCTCGCCGAATGCCGATTTGACGATTCGCCTGAAGTCGCGGGGTTTTTCCGAGGATCGTCTGACGCTGGACAGCCTTGATCCGCGGAAAAATGAGAAAAACACGTCAATCGCTTTAATTCGCGGGGTTGCGGCCGGGATCAAAGATCTCGGCGGCCATATCGGCGGCTTTGACGCCTGCACCACTTCGGATGTACTCAAGGGTTCGGGCATCTCCTCGTCGGCGGCTTTTGAGGTGCTTGTTGCCGCAATCTTTAATCAGTTGTATAACGACGGGATTATTTCTCATACCGATGAGGCCAAGATCGGTCAATTTGCCGAAAACGTCTATTTCGGAAAACCGAGCGGTCTGATGGATCAGATGGCCAGTGCCACCGGCGGTTTTGTCGGCATTGATTTCAAGGATCCGAAAAATCCCGTGATCACACCCATTGAGTTTGATTTTTCCAAAACGGGTTATACGCTGTGCATCGTTGATACCGGCGGAAGCCATGCAGATCTGACAAACGAATATGCCGCGATCCGTCAGGAGATGTGCGCCGTGGCCGCCTGCTTCGGCAAGGATTATTTACGCGAAGTGGATGAGGAACAGTTTATCGCCGACATTCCGGCGATCCGGAAACAATGCGGTGACAGGGCGGTATTGCGGGCGCTGCATTTCTTCGCGGACACCAAGCGCGCCGAAGAGGAGAAGGAAGCGTTGCAAAAGGGTGATTTTGAAGCGTTTTTACGTCTGGTCAACGAATCGGGGCGTTCTTCATTTATGTATAATCAAAATGCCTATGCAATTTCCGATCCGGCGTTTCAGGGGATTAGCGTGGGGCTTGCGCTGACCGAGCGGTTTTTGAACGGTATCGGCGCCTGCCGGTTGCAGGGGGGCGGTTTCGGCGGCACAATTCAGGTGTTTTTGCCGACCGGAATGCTGGCTGATTACAAACGCGAAATCGAAAAGATCTTCGGCGAGGGCAGCTGTAAGGCCATGCGAATCCGGTCTGACGGCAGCCGTACGGTAGAATAAAGAATCCCGAATTAAAAATATATAAAACCCCTTTTCGCGGCGATGGCATCACGAGAAGGGGTTTTATATATTTTTAGAGGAATTATCTGAGTTTGACGCCGTCGGCGGAATGGTATTCAACCGATTTGCGGCCGAGTGTGAAGAAATAGACGATAACGGCGAGCGCACCCAGCGCGGAACACAGAAACAACGAGGTCTTTGTTCCGAGCGTCTGAGTCATCACTCCGCCGAGGATGCCGGCCAGAATTTTCGGCACGCCTGCAGGCAGCGCACACATCAATGTCTGCGCCGAGGCCTGCAATTCACCCGGAATATTTTCGGTGATATAAACCGAGGCGCAATATCCCGACATCGAGATTGAGACGCCGGTGATGACGCCCGCAAACAGCAACCAAGACGGTGCAGTGAACAGCGCCAGCATGATATAACGGAACGTGGTGAGCAGCATGGCGGTGAACATCAGTTTTTTGGAGCCGAACCGGCGAAACAACCCCGTAAACAGTAAAAAGAACGGGATTTCGCCCACAACGGTCAACAGGACGTTCAGACCCCAGACCCATTTCGGAGCACCGAGTTCGCCGATCAGATAGGAAGGGAAAAAGTTGAGATAGTAGGCCCATCCGAAATTGGCCACCGCGATGAAAGCAAACAGCCACATCAGGACTTTATCCTTAAACAGCGGAGCCAGCGAGAGCTTTTTTTTCGACGCGTGCCCCTCGACCTTCGGGGTGACAAATAGGGTGATTAAACTCGCGGCGGCTACGATCAGATAGATGATGAACACCGGTGAGTAGTCGTCCTTGATGAACAGCGAAAGCACACAGGCGATGACGCCGTAGGCGATCGTCCCCATCACGCGGATGGTGCCGTATTTTAATTGGTTGCGATAGGTGTATTCGAGCGTGATGGTATCGGTCAGCGTGGCTGAAGGCGCTAAAAAGCAAAGGGCCGCCGCGATGGTCACTGCATGCCAGATAAAGCTGTTTGACAGCGTCATGGCAAAGTAGCAGACCGCCGAACCGGCGACCGTGATGATCAGAATAGTATTTTTATATTTTGCTTTGTCCGCCGCAATGCCGAACATCAGCGGGGAGATGACGGCCGCAACCTGACCGACGGACAGCAAAGCGCCGACTTCAACCGGGGTGTGCATGGTGCCGAGAAAAAGCTGCACAAAGCAATAGAATAACGCGAAGAGCGCATAGACACCCGCATTGATCACAAACAGCGATGTGATCGCAAGCGCTGCCACGGCAGGCTTTTTCCCGACACCGTTCAATCAATTACTTCCTTTTTATAAAATTACATGCGGTTCAGGCCTTGGGTTCCTCCGTGTCGACCAGAACTGATTCTGCCGTTGTCTCGACCTGTTTATCATAGCAGGAGAATGCCCATTCGACTTGCTTGGGATCGGGTTTTTTTGTGAACAAGCTGACCAGCGGCACAACCACAAACGAGCTCATGATTGCGATGGCCCCGGCGACAATCGAAGAAGCCGGGCTGTTGATGAACGGCACGAACAGGTTTACTACCGTGATGCCGACGCCCACGACAAAGCTGGCCCAGACCGAAGCTTTGGTAGCCTTTTTAAAGAATAAACCGTATAAGAACGGTCCGAGGAAAGCGCCGGCCAATGCGCCCCAGGAGAGCGACATCAATGTGGTGATCAGCGTGCCCGGGAAGAGTGCAATGACAACCGAGATCACGATGAACACGGCGCAGAGGATGCGAATCCACGAGACCTGCCGCTTCTCATTCATGTCTTTTTTAACGGTGCCCTTGATAAAGTCGAGTACGACGGTGGACGATGAAGTCAACACCAATGCGGCGAGTGTGGACATGGATGCGCAGAGGATCAGTACCAGTAACACACCGACCAACAGATCGGAGAGATTGTTTACCAGCATGGTCGGCATGATGTTGTTATAGCTGAAGCCTTCCGTACCGGGGGTGTAGAACAGCCGTCCGAAACCGCCGAGCATATAGGCGCCGCCGCCGATGATCAAGGCGAACAGGGTCGAGATGACCGTTCCCGCGCGGATGGATTTTTCGCTTTTGATGGTGTAGAACTTATGTACCATCTGCGGCAGGCCCCAAACGCCGAAGCTGGTCAGAATGACAACCGACAGCAGCATCAGCGGGTTCGGCCCTAAAAATGAGACAAACGCACCCTGCAATTCCGGCGCTTTATCGCTGCTGATCTGAGACAGCTGGTTGATCGCTTCCGTGAATCCGCCTTTTCCGCCCAGAATCGAGGCGATGACCGCAACAATGCCGATCAGCATGATGATGCCTTGGAAAAGATGATTGGCGGCCGAGGCGACATAACCGCCCAAAACGACATAGACTGCGGTGAACAGCGCCATGGCGAGCACGACCCAGAGATTGCTGACGCCGAGGGCCGAGGAGAACAGCTGTGCAAGGCCTTTATAGACCGACGCCGAATAGGGGATCAGGAATACAAAAATCAAGATTGCCGCGGCCAGTTTGAGTGCTTTGCTGTCATAGCGCTTTTCAAAAAAGTCCGGCATGGTGGCCGAGTCGAAGTGCTTGGTCATGATGCGCGCGCGTCTTGCAAGTATCATCCAGGCCGCAAGCGACCCGATGAAAGCGTTGCCAAGACCGATCCAGACGGCCGAGATCCCGTTGTCCCAGCCGAATTGACCCGCATAACCGACGAAAATAACT includes these proteins:
- a CDS encoding MFS transporter, coding for MNGVGKKPAVAALAITSLFVINAGVYALFALFYCFVQLFLGTMHTPVEVGALLSVGQVAAVISPLMFGIAADKAKYKNTILIITVAGSAVCYFAMTLSNSFIWHAVTIAAALCFLAPSATLTDTITLEYTYRNQLKYGTIRVMGTIAYGVIACVLSLFIKDDYSPVFIIYLIVAAASLITLFVTPKVEGHASKKKLSLAPLFKDKVLMWLFAFIAVANFGWAYYLNFFPSYLIGELGAPKWVWGLNVLLTVVGEIPFFLLFTGLFRRFGSKKLMFTAMLLTTFRYIMLALFTAPSWLLFAGVITGVSISMSGYCASVYITENIPGELQASAQTLMCALPAGVPKILAGILGGVMTQTLGTKTSLFLCSALGALAVIVYFFTLGRKSVEYHSADGVKLR
- a CDS encoding sodium:solute symporter family protein: MAVKIILLVAFFAVTIAIGIYFRKRASTVSNFVLGGRNIGPWLTAFAYGTSYFSAVIFVGYAGQFGWDNGISAVWIGLGNAFIGSLAAWMILARRARIMTKHFDSATMPDFFEKRYDSKALKLAAAILIFVFLIPYSASVYKGLAQLFSSALGVSNLWVVLAMALFTAVYVVLGGYVASAANHLFQGIIMLIGIVAVIASILGGKGGFTEAINQLSQISSDKAPELQGAFVSFLGPNPLMLLSVVILTSFGVWGLPQMVHKFYTIKSEKSIRAGTVISTLFALIIGGGAYMLGGFGRLFYTPGTEGFSYNNIMPTMLVNNLSDLLVGVLLVLILCASMSTLAALVLTSSSTVVLDFIKGTVKKDMNEKRQVSWIRILCAVFIVISVVIALFPGTLITTLMSLSWGALAGAFLGPFLYGLFFKKATKASVWASFVVGVGITVVNLFVPFINSPASSIVAGAIAIMSSFVVVPLVSLFTKKPDPKQVEWAFSCYDKQVETTAESVLVDTEEPKA
- a CDS encoding galactokinase family protein; its protein translation is MLKTKKILEIIRAGGLDTTFAFLYGSSERDFLPQRERYQTLLEEFMHRYGDRDAILVSAPGRVEIGGNHTDHQHGCVLAAAIQLDVIAVVSPNADLTIRLKSRGFSEDRLTLDSLDPRKNEKNTSIALIRGVAAGIKDLGGHIGGFDACTTSDVLKGSGISSSAAFEVLVAAIFNQLYNDGIISHTDEAKIGQFAENVYFGKPSGLMDQMASATGGFVGIDFKDPKNPVITPIEFDFSKTGYTLCIVDTGGSHADLTNEYAAIRQEMCAVAACFGKDYLREVDEEQFIADIPAIRKQCGDRAVLRALHFFADTKRAEEEKEALQKGDFEAFLRLVNESGRSSFMYNQNAYAISDPAFQGISVGLALTERFLNGIGACRLQGGGFGGTIQVFLPTGMLADYKREIEKIFGEGSCKAMRIRSDGSRTVE